One segment of Pristis pectinata isolate sPriPec2 chromosome 3, sPriPec2.1.pri, whole genome shotgun sequence DNA contains the following:
- the LOC127568397 gene encoding toll-like receptor 2 isoform X1, protein MGEEVPGGTSLKMAIGGKWTLKLGNRIFFTDIMVNMTLLWVFAVLTCLFTPAACVMSKRAETFLVNCSGIGYPLSPCTLGPDTEKLDLSYNNIKIIQRQNFQNLTKLKILFLQFNQITKIEPGSFAKNSELQYLDLSNNFLQDISVLPFNNLQSLTHLDITNNRFETANFGAEISKLQKLHTLRFGNTWLSSLNSSTLFFLHGIPVKEIYLITGELQTYEPGTLNILQSMEKLSLDLQFGQQPQLLINIFKDIPISTTTLEILNTDMVKYGKNVDLFFPLKKSNVSTLVLRNISIDDSLTTYLFTSVLSSHIKELYLHTITMNGIGKWNVQTVSAEKINLRRVSIIDVTNPNFYKFYSLEYLLDIFSQLRELTIIKGSLFYVPCKVSEIMTNLRYLDLSSNLLQVPTFVPEKCSVPFPNLNTLILNKNQFTNLPRLSRVTAKLKSLSSISVSYNDLLLPNGQTCTWLQTMKHMDLSHNTLEGNVFECLPASLESLDLSYNSIATVPNLKRLKNLREIFLTGNVIISFPEIAGGHSLKILHIDYNKINNINMGSLQSLDLTELDLSNNPFECFCGIQSFSNYIQQTDTEVLNWPDQYQCDSPRKFRDQVIKYLKFSPIECNIPLFIGILVACIAILVAVCVMLCIKYNVTWYIRTLWLWLKAKRSLDVSQVQNNYEFNAFISYSEHDALWVKNNLLVQLENNEPPYRICIHERDFKPGKPIITNIIDCISKSYKTIFILSKNFVQSEWCHYELFFAHQQVFDDKEDCLILLLLEPIPKNSIPDRFCKLRKLMNSNTYLEWPQNEFQQGFFWKRLKAVLNLDFHSCSSTREHNKGGQLDP, encoded by the exons ATGGGCGAGGAGGTCCCTGGTGG AACTTCTTTGAAGATGGCTATTGGTGGAAAATGGACATTGAAACTTGGAAACAGAATTTTCTTTACAGACATCATGGTGAACATGACTCTGTTGTGGGTATTTGCTGTATTAACTTGTCTTTTCACACCTGCTGCTTGTGTAATGTCAAAGAGGGCAGAAACATTTTTAGTGAATTGTTCAGGAATTGGATATCCACTTTCTCCTTGTACCCTGGGGCCAGACACAGAGAAGTTGGATCTCTCTTACAACAACATCAAAATAATTCAACGGCAGAACTTCCAAAATCTTACCAAGCTGAAAATACTGTTTCTTCAATTCAATCAGATCACCAAAATAGAACCCGGATCATTTGCAAAAAATTCAGAACTACAGtatcttgatctttcaaataatttTCTGCAGGATATTTCAGTCTTGCCATTTAACAATCTCCAATCATTAACACACCTGGACATTACCAACAACAGGTTTGAAACAGCTAACTTTGGAGCAGAGATCAGCAAACTGCAGAAACTGCATACTTTACGTTTTGGAAATACTTGGCTTTCTTCCCTGAATTCTAGTACCTTATTTTTCCTTCATGGAATCCCAGTTAAGGAGATCTATTTGATCACTGGAGAACTGCAGACATATGAACCTGGAACACTCAATATCCTGCAAAGCATGGAGAAGCTTTCTTTAGATTTACAGTTTGGGCAACAACCACAATTATTGATTAATATTTTCAAGGATATTCCAATATCAACCACCACATTGGAAATCCTAAATACTGATATGGTCAAGTATGGTAAAAATGTAGATCTGttctttcctttaaaaaaatcaaatgtctCAACATTAGTTTTACGGAATATTAGCATAGATGATTCTTTGACTACTTATTTATTTACCAGTGTCCTGAGCTCACACATAAAAGAATTATATTTGCACACTATTACAATGAATGGCATTGGCAAATGGAACGTACAGACTGTATCAGCAGAGAAGATTAATTTGCGTAGAGTTTCTATAATTGACGTAACTAATCCAAATTTCTACAAATTTTATTCACTTGAATATTTACTTGATATATTTTCACAACTGCGTGAGTTAACAATAATAAAGGGGAGCTTGTTCTATGTCCCATGTAAGGTATCAGAAATTATGACTAATTTAAGATATTTGGATTTATCTTCCAACTTACTTCAAGTacccacctttgttcctgaaaaaTGTTCAGTTCCTTTCCCCAATCTTAATACCCTCATTCTAAACAAGAACCAATTTACAAATCTACCAAGACTCAGTAGGGTCACAGCTAAATTGAAGAGCTTGTCCAGTATAAGTGTTAGTTATAATGATCTACTCCTGCCCAATGGACAGACTTGTACATGGCTTCAAACAATGAAGCACATGGATTTATCTCACAATACCCTGGAAGGAAATGTGTTTGAATGCTTGCCAGCATCACTGGAATCACTAGACTTGAGTTACAATTCCATTGCCACTGTGCCAAACCTCAAAAGACTGAAAAATCTCCGGGAAATTTTTTTGACAGGAAACGTCATTATCTCTTTTCCTGAAATCGCAGGGGGTCACTCACTGAAAATTTTGCATATTGACTACAATAAAATAAACAACATAAACATGGGCTCATTACAGTCCTTGGATCTAACAGAGCTCGATTTGAGCAATAACCCCTTTGAATGTTTCTGTGGAATTCAGTCATTCTCCAATTATATTcaacagacagacacagaggttCTTAATTGGCCAGACCAGTATCAATGTGACAGTCCACGAAAATTCAGAGATCAAGTTATCAAATATCTGAAATTTTCTCCCATTGAGTGCAACATCCCCTTATTTATTGGGATCCTGGTGGCATGTATAGCAATTTTAGTTGCTGTGTGTGTTATGTTGTGTATTAAGTATAATGTTACCTGGTACATACGTACACTCTGGCTTTGGCTCAAGGCTAAAAGAAGTCTAGACGTCAGCCAGGTTCAAAACAATTATGAGTTCAATGCTTTTATTTCATACAGTGAACATGATGCCTTATGGGTGAAGAACAATTTGTTGGTACAGCTGGAGAACAACGAGCCTCCATATCGCATTTGCATCCATGAAAGAGATTTCAAACCTGGAAAGCCAATCATTACTAATATCATTGACTGCATATCAAAAAGCTACAAAACCATTTTTATCCTTTCAAAAAACTTTGTGCAAAGTGAATGGTGCCACTATGAACTTTTCTTTGCCCACCAACAGGTGTTTGATGATAAGGAGGATTGTCTTATCCTGCTCCTGTTAGAACCTATTCCAAAGAATTCTATTCCAGATCGATTTTGCAAACTGAGGAAGCTGATGAATAGCAACACCTACCTGGAGTGGCCTCAGAATGAGTTTCAACAGGGCTTCTTTTGGAAAAGATTGAAAGCTGTCCTGAATTTGGATTTCCATTCATGCAGTTCTACAAGAGAGCATAATAAAGGGGGCCAATTAGATCCTTGA
- the LOC127568397 gene encoding toll-like receptor 2 isoform X2, whose translation MAIGGKWTLKLGNRIFFTDIMVNMTLLWVFAVLTCLFTPAACVMSKRAETFLVNCSGIGYPLSPCTLGPDTEKLDLSYNNIKIIQRQNFQNLTKLKILFLQFNQITKIEPGSFAKNSELQYLDLSNNFLQDISVLPFNNLQSLTHLDITNNRFETANFGAEISKLQKLHTLRFGNTWLSSLNSSTLFFLHGIPVKEIYLITGELQTYEPGTLNILQSMEKLSLDLQFGQQPQLLINIFKDIPISTTTLEILNTDMVKYGKNVDLFFPLKKSNVSTLVLRNISIDDSLTTYLFTSVLSSHIKELYLHTITMNGIGKWNVQTVSAEKINLRRVSIIDVTNPNFYKFYSLEYLLDIFSQLRELTIIKGSLFYVPCKVSEIMTNLRYLDLSSNLLQVPTFVPEKCSVPFPNLNTLILNKNQFTNLPRLSRVTAKLKSLSSISVSYNDLLLPNGQTCTWLQTMKHMDLSHNTLEGNVFECLPASLESLDLSYNSIATVPNLKRLKNLREIFLTGNVIISFPEIAGGHSLKILHIDYNKINNINMGSLQSLDLTELDLSNNPFECFCGIQSFSNYIQQTDTEVLNWPDQYQCDSPRKFRDQVIKYLKFSPIECNIPLFIGILVACIAILVAVCVMLCIKYNVTWYIRTLWLWLKAKRSLDVSQVQNNYEFNAFISYSEHDALWVKNNLLVQLENNEPPYRICIHERDFKPGKPIITNIIDCISKSYKTIFILSKNFVQSEWCHYELFFAHQQVFDDKEDCLILLLLEPIPKNSIPDRFCKLRKLMNSNTYLEWPQNEFQQGFFWKRLKAVLNLDFHSCSSTREHNKGGQLDP comes from the coding sequence ATGGCTATTGGTGGAAAATGGACATTGAAACTTGGAAACAGAATTTTCTTTACAGACATCATGGTGAACATGACTCTGTTGTGGGTATTTGCTGTATTAACTTGTCTTTTCACACCTGCTGCTTGTGTAATGTCAAAGAGGGCAGAAACATTTTTAGTGAATTGTTCAGGAATTGGATATCCACTTTCTCCTTGTACCCTGGGGCCAGACACAGAGAAGTTGGATCTCTCTTACAACAACATCAAAATAATTCAACGGCAGAACTTCCAAAATCTTACCAAGCTGAAAATACTGTTTCTTCAATTCAATCAGATCACCAAAATAGAACCCGGATCATTTGCAAAAAATTCAGAACTACAGtatcttgatctttcaaataatttTCTGCAGGATATTTCAGTCTTGCCATTTAACAATCTCCAATCATTAACACACCTGGACATTACCAACAACAGGTTTGAAACAGCTAACTTTGGAGCAGAGATCAGCAAACTGCAGAAACTGCATACTTTACGTTTTGGAAATACTTGGCTTTCTTCCCTGAATTCTAGTACCTTATTTTTCCTTCATGGAATCCCAGTTAAGGAGATCTATTTGATCACTGGAGAACTGCAGACATATGAACCTGGAACACTCAATATCCTGCAAAGCATGGAGAAGCTTTCTTTAGATTTACAGTTTGGGCAACAACCACAATTATTGATTAATATTTTCAAGGATATTCCAATATCAACCACCACATTGGAAATCCTAAATACTGATATGGTCAAGTATGGTAAAAATGTAGATCTGttctttcctttaaaaaaatcaaatgtctCAACATTAGTTTTACGGAATATTAGCATAGATGATTCTTTGACTACTTATTTATTTACCAGTGTCCTGAGCTCACACATAAAAGAATTATATTTGCACACTATTACAATGAATGGCATTGGCAAATGGAACGTACAGACTGTATCAGCAGAGAAGATTAATTTGCGTAGAGTTTCTATAATTGACGTAACTAATCCAAATTTCTACAAATTTTATTCACTTGAATATTTACTTGATATATTTTCACAACTGCGTGAGTTAACAATAATAAAGGGGAGCTTGTTCTATGTCCCATGTAAGGTATCAGAAATTATGACTAATTTAAGATATTTGGATTTATCTTCCAACTTACTTCAAGTacccacctttgttcctgaaaaaTGTTCAGTTCCTTTCCCCAATCTTAATACCCTCATTCTAAACAAGAACCAATTTACAAATCTACCAAGACTCAGTAGGGTCACAGCTAAATTGAAGAGCTTGTCCAGTATAAGTGTTAGTTATAATGATCTACTCCTGCCCAATGGACAGACTTGTACATGGCTTCAAACAATGAAGCACATGGATTTATCTCACAATACCCTGGAAGGAAATGTGTTTGAATGCTTGCCAGCATCACTGGAATCACTAGACTTGAGTTACAATTCCATTGCCACTGTGCCAAACCTCAAAAGACTGAAAAATCTCCGGGAAATTTTTTTGACAGGAAACGTCATTATCTCTTTTCCTGAAATCGCAGGGGGTCACTCACTGAAAATTTTGCATATTGACTACAATAAAATAAACAACATAAACATGGGCTCATTACAGTCCTTGGATCTAACAGAGCTCGATTTGAGCAATAACCCCTTTGAATGTTTCTGTGGAATTCAGTCATTCTCCAATTATATTcaacagacagacacagaggttCTTAATTGGCCAGACCAGTATCAATGTGACAGTCCACGAAAATTCAGAGATCAAGTTATCAAATATCTGAAATTTTCTCCCATTGAGTGCAACATCCCCTTATTTATTGGGATCCTGGTGGCATGTATAGCAATTTTAGTTGCTGTGTGTGTTATGTTGTGTATTAAGTATAATGTTACCTGGTACATACGTACACTCTGGCTTTGGCTCAAGGCTAAAAGAAGTCTAGACGTCAGCCAGGTTCAAAACAATTATGAGTTCAATGCTTTTATTTCATACAGTGAACATGATGCCTTATGGGTGAAGAACAATTTGTTGGTACAGCTGGAGAACAACGAGCCTCCATATCGCATTTGCATCCATGAAAGAGATTTCAAACCTGGAAAGCCAATCATTACTAATATCATTGACTGCATATCAAAAAGCTACAAAACCATTTTTATCCTTTCAAAAAACTTTGTGCAAAGTGAATGGTGCCACTATGAACTTTTCTTTGCCCACCAACAGGTGTTTGATGATAAGGAGGATTGTCTTATCCTGCTCCTGTTAGAACCTATTCCAAAGAATTCTATTCCAGATCGATTTTGCAAACTGAGGAAGCTGATGAATAGCAACACCTACCTGGAGTGGCCTCAGAATGAGTTTCAACAGGGCTTCTTTTGGAAAAGATTGAAAGCTGTCCTGAATTTGGATTTCCATTCATGCAGTTCTACAAGAGAGCATAATAAAGGGGGCCAATTAGATCCTTGA